The following proteins are co-located in the Flavobacterium sp. CECT 9288 genome:
- a CDS encoding T9SS type A sorting domain-containing protein: MKKITYFLFIALGLSNLAISQEKVTDEGFLFGKRRAVLQNEVIRCATTEYEEYLKLKDPKRLSDSEFEKWLKPVIIKEISEKKTSTSLQRTSAVITIPVVVHIIHNGDNIGIDENIFDQQVASQIRVLNEDFRRRSGTPGFNSNPVGADIEIEFALAKRDPQGILSNGINRVNLGEVSWSTTDIDDIVKPQTIWNPDKYLNIWVVNFTRANLLGYAQFPSNSSLPGLSQNSSVANTDGVVLGYKFFGSRAYFPNGTYGSPYDGGRTASHEVGHWLGLRHIWGDGGCDVDDFCADTPNAGQENEGCPVNIDSCPDSPGLDMVENYMDYTNDGCMNIFTQDQKSRIISIMNNSPRRASLKTSDALTPGTVFANDGAIRISNLNLTTCNNSFAPTIEITNKGNTALTRASIRFAIDNTSFQTANFTGNIAPNATQLITLSTLTTTAGNHSFNVTLETVNNTTDQKNSDNSAASNFKISKSFAGTTVTYRLQRDNFGSETTWKLTTAAGVVLYEGGPYMDNPGTTANPNPALPEPIILNFELANNACYIFTIEDSESDGLCCDYGSGSYSLNATNGELIVSGGTSFDKETTTFSIGTLGVNDITEPEGIVVYPNPTSDRITIKLSKPEDTPESYTIINTAGQIIETKELGLENDLQISVSHLSEGLYFLKLSKKGTPSKTIQFIKK; this comes from the coding sequence TGAAGAAAATTACCTACTTTTTATTTATTGCGCTCGGCTTATCTAACTTGGCAATTAGTCAAGAAAAAGTAACTGACGAAGGCTTCTTGTTCGGAAAAAGAAGAGCCGTTTTACAAAACGAAGTCATTCGTTGTGCAACTACCGAATATGAAGAATATCTCAAGCTAAAAGATCCTAAAAGATTATCAGACTCTGAGTTTGAAAAATGGCTTAAACCCGTAATAATTAAAGAAATAAGCGAGAAAAAAACAAGTACCTCTTTACAAAGAACATCGGCCGTTATTACAATCCCCGTTGTAGTTCACATAATTCATAACGGAGATAATATTGGTATCGATGAAAACATTTTTGATCAACAAGTAGCATCGCAAATTAGGGTACTTAATGAAGATTTTAGAAGAAGATCAGGAACACCAGGATTCAACTCAAATCCTGTAGGTGCTGATATTGAAATAGAATTTGCATTAGCAAAAAGAGACCCGCAAGGCATTTTGTCAAACGGAATAAATCGCGTTAATCTAGGCGAAGTAAGCTGGTCCACTACAGATATTGATGACATAGTAAAACCACAGACGATTTGGAATCCTGACAAGTATCTTAATATTTGGGTTGTAAATTTCACAAGAGCAAACTTGTTGGGCTATGCACAATTCCCAAGTAATTCTAGCTTACCAGGCTTAAGTCAGAATTCAAGCGTAGCAAATACCGATGGTGTTGTGCTAGGGTATAAATTCTTTGGATCAAGAGCCTATTTCCCAAATGGAACTTACGGATCCCCGTATGACGGAGGAAGAACAGCATCACATGAAGTAGGCCACTGGCTTGGTTTAAGACATATTTGGGGAGATGGCGGTTGTGACGTAGATGATTTTTGTGCAGACACACCTAATGCTGGTCAAGAAAATGAAGGCTGCCCAGTAAATATAGATTCATGTCCTGATTCCCCAGGATTAGACATGGTAGAAAATTATATGGATTATACTAATGATGGCTGTATGAATATCTTTACCCAAGATCAAAAATCTAGGATAATTTCCATAATGAATAATTCACCACGTAGAGCTTCCTTAAAAACATCAGATGCATTGACACCAGGAACAGTTTTTGCTAATGATGGCGCCATTAGAATTTCTAATCTCAATCTTACTACTTGCAATAATTCATTTGCTCCTACAATTGAAATAACCAATAAAGGAAACACAGCCTTAACAAGAGCTAGCATCCGTTTTGCCATAGACAATACTAGTTTTCAAACTGCAAATTTCACAGGCAATATCGCCCCAAATGCCACCCAATTAATTACACTAAGCACCTTAACAACTACCGCTGGAAATCATTCTTTCAATGTTACATTAGAAACTGTAAACAATACTACAGACCAGAAAAATTCTGATAATAGTGCGGCTAGCAATTTTAAAATTTCAAAAAGCTTTGCAGGAACAACCGTTACCTATAGATTACAAAGAGATAATTTTGGATCAGAAACAACTTGGAAACTTACTACCGCAGCAGGAGTCGTTTTGTATGAGGGCGGACCATACATGGACAACCCCGGAACAACAGCAAATCCCAACCCTGCATTACCTGAGCCCATTATTTTAAATTTTGAACTAGCTAATAACGCCTGTTACATTTTTACCATAGAAGACAGTGAAAGCGATGGCTTGTGTTGTGATTACGGCAGTGGCTCATATAGTTTAAATGCTACAAATGGCGAACTTATAGTATCTGGCGGAACTTCTTTTGATAAGGAAACAACCACATTTAGCATTGGTACACTTGGTGTGAATGATATCACAGAACCGGAAGGCATCGTGGTTTACCCAAACCCTACAAGTGACAGAATCACCATAAAACTATCAAAACCAGAGGACACACCAGAATCCTACACTATAATTAATACAGCAGGTCAGATAATTGAAACAAAGGAATTAGGTTTAGAAAATGACCTACAAATTTCGGTTTCTCACCTATCAGAAGGGTTATACTTTTTAAAACTTTCAAAAAAAGGAACACCATCTAAAACCATTCAGTTTATTAAGAAGTAA
- a CDS encoding bifunctional riboflavin kinase/FAD synthetase: protein MKIFHSINDFQITKKTILTLGTFDGVHIGHKKILQKLTQNTPNEDYESVVLTFFPHPRMVLQEDSNIKLLNTIKEKQDLLEEIGIENLVIHPFDETFSQLTAEEFVKTVLVEKFHIQKIIIGHDHRFGRNRTANIDHLIDFGKQYGFDVSQISVQELNEISVSSTKIRNAILDGNIQLANDYLGYSYFITGTVITGKQLGRTIGFPTANIKIEENYKLIPQNGVYLVQASINSQLINGMMNIGTNPTVGGQEKSIEIHFLDFDADIYNQELKVSILHRIRDEKKFNSLQDLQEQLQKDKVITKEYFN, encoded by the coding sequence TTGAAGATTTTTCATTCTATAAACGATTTCCAGATTACCAAAAAAACAATTTTAACCCTTGGCACGTTTGATGGTGTACATATAGGTCATAAAAAAATCCTGCAAAAGCTAACACAAAATACGCCTAATGAGGATTATGAAAGTGTTGTTCTTACTTTTTTCCCACATCCAAGAATGGTTTTACAAGAAGACTCTAACATTAAACTGCTCAATACCATAAAAGAAAAGCAAGATCTACTTGAAGAGATTGGGATAGAAAATCTAGTCATCCATCCATTTGACGAAACTTTTTCGCAATTAACTGCCGAAGAATTTGTAAAAACAGTTTTAGTAGAAAAATTTCACATCCAAAAAATAATCATTGGACATGACCATCGTTTTGGAAGAAATAGAACCGCCAATATTGATCATTTAATAGATTTTGGAAAACAATATGGTTTTGACGTGTCTCAGATATCGGTTCAAGAGCTTAACGAAATATCGGTTAGTTCAACAAAAATTCGCAATGCCATACTTGACGGCAACATTCAACTAGCAAATGATTACTTAGGGTACTCCTATTTTATTACCGGTACTGTCATTACTGGAAAACAACTAGGACGCACGATAGGTTTTCCTACTGCAAATATCAAAATAGAAGAGAACTATAAGCTCATACCACAAAACGGAGTATATCTAGTACAAGCAAGTATCAATTCTCAACTTATAAATGGTATGATGAACATAGGCACAAACCCTACTGTAGGCGGCCAAGAAAAATCTATTGAAATTCATTTTTTAGACTTTGATGCCGACATTTACAACCAAGAATTAAAGGTCTCAATTTTGCACAGAATTCGAGATGAGAAAAAGTTCAATTCCCTGCAAGATTTACAAGAACAGTTGCAAAAAGACAAAGTAATTACAAAAGAATACTTTAATTAA
- the bioB gene encoding biotin synthase BioB, with protein MSIKRHNWTKDEIIAIYNKPLMDLLYEAATIHREHHDPNVVQVSTLLSIKTGGCPEDCGYCPQAARYHTEIEGNDLMSVSQVKAQALRAKSGGSSRVCMGAAWRNVKDGPEFDQVLEMVRTINKLDMEVCCTLGMITENQAQRLAEAGLYAYNHNLDTSEEYYKEVISTRGFEDRIQTIENVRKTNVTVCSGGIIGMGESIEDRAGMLVALSTLNPQPESVPINALVAVEGTPLEEEKPVEIWEMIRMVATTRIIMPETQVRLSAGRMNMSREGQAMCFFAGANSIFAGDKLLTTPNPDVNEDMKMFEMLGLNPQKPFTKVSQPQTVEAEDSQYAPLGEKPKWSRPGHTIERNLEASGKEK; from the coding sequence ATGAGCATTAAAAGACACAATTGGACAAAAGACGAAATAATCGCAATATATAACAAACCCTTAATGGATTTGCTTTATGAAGCAGCCACTATTCATAGAGAACATCATGACCCAAACGTAGTTCAAGTATCTACACTGTTATCTATAAAAACTGGTGGGTGCCCAGAAGATTGCGGCTACTGCCCACAAGCAGCACGCTACCACACTGAGATTGAAGGAAATGATTTGATGTCAGTAAGCCAAGTAAAAGCGCAAGCATTACGTGCAAAATCTGGTGGTTCCTCAAGAGTTTGTATGGGAGCTGCTTGGAGAAATGTTAAAGACGGACCAGAATTTGACCAAGTTCTTGAAATGGTACGTACGATTAACAAACTTGACATGGAGGTTTGTTGCACACTAGGTATGATTACTGAAAACCAAGCACAACGTCTTGCAGAAGCTGGTTTATACGCCTACAATCACAATCTTGACACTAGTGAAGAATACTATAAAGAAGTAATATCTACACGTGGTTTTGAAGACCGCATACAAACCATTGAAAACGTTCGTAAAACTAATGTAACGGTTTGTAGTGGTGGTATTATAGGAATGGGCGAAAGTATTGAAGATAGGGCAGGCATGTTGGTTGCTTTGTCGACTTTAAATCCGCAACCAGAATCAGTGCCAATTAACGCCTTAGTTGCTGTAGAAGGTACTCCATTAGAAGAAGAAAAACCAGTTGAAATTTGGGAAATGATTAGGATGGTAGCCACCACCAGAATCATCATGCCAGAAACGCAAGTACGACTTTCAGCAGGACGAATGAACATGAGTCGCGAAGGTCAAGCTATGTGCTTTTTTGCGGGTGCCAATTCTATTTTTGCTGGAGATAAATTATTAACTACTCCTAATCCTGATGTAAATGAGGATATGAAAATGTTTGAAATGTTAGGTTTAAATCCTCAAAAACCATTCACAAAAGTTTCACAACCTCAAACAGTAGAGGCCGAAGATTCTCAATATGCTCCTCTTGGAGAAAAACCTAAATGGTCAAGACCAGGACACACTATTGAAAGAAACCTTGAAGCTTCTGGCAAAGAAAAATAA
- a CDS encoding T9SS sorting signal type C domain-containing protein, which translates to MESIDKIYVYTVSGTAIYEKQKVDTFTFSISSLPAAQQVLIVKTVLKNGNVVTNKIIY; encoded by the coding sequence ATGGAGTCTATTGATAAGATTTATGTGTACACTGTATCAGGAACTGCTATCTATGAAAAGCAAAAAGTAGATACCTTTACGTTTTCAATATCAAGTTTGCCTGCAGCGCAACAAGTGTTGATTGTAAAAACAGTTCTAAAAAACGGTAATGTAGTCACTAATAAAATTATCTATTAA